A stretch of the Malus sylvestris chromosome 10, drMalSylv7.2, whole genome shotgun sequence genome encodes the following:
- the LOC126585306 gene encoding probable LRR receptor-like serine/threonine-protein kinase At1g07650 yields the protein MAASQKLSKLFFCYVVLLTVLICFEPIKSQEQVGTLADDEVEALREIAVQLNKKDWNFSDPCSNIPTISIPHTDQYNNTLVCNCSFSGNVCHIQSIFLMGQDLDGVLPPALSKLPYIKQVNLGQNYLSGSIPHEWNSTKLEFLVLSVNNLSGPIPSYLGSMTTLRALGLESNLFSGTVPPELGNLVNMEILYLRANNLTGELPLALKNMTKLRVLDIGSNNFTGRIPDYFQSWKDLQALEMQASGLEGPLPSSLSALNNMTDLRISDLSGESSAFPNLSNMMGLNKLMLRSCNITGEIPEYISTMTSLTVLDLSFNRLEGSIPNLANIMQLATIYLTSNLLTGLPEWIKNRDSRYNIDLSYNNFSQNSVPNSCRETFNLFRSFYSRNNAILSNCLLPCSKDQYSLHVNCGGNQTTIGNIKYEEDDASGGAAKFFQNSANWGFSSTGDFADVWSSDSDYIANNISILRMNNSELYKTARLSPLSLTYYARCLANGNYTVKLHFAEIVLRDNRSYYGVGRRVFNVYIQEQLVLEDFDIEKEAQGVDKEVIKVFKAVVSVKTLEIRFQWAGKGTTNVPKRGIYGSLISAISVQSDFEPPDDSKRKKFIVIGVVSALFLIFLILGILWWKGCFGSRTTREQDLMGLDLHTGFFKFKQLKAATNNFDTANKLGEGGFGAVYKGELLDGTFIAVKQLSSKSKQGNHEFVNEIGMISALQHPNLVKLYGCCIEGNQLFLVYEYMENNSLAHVLFGPDEGLKKLDWNKRQKICLGIARGLAFLHEESTLKIVHRDIKTTNILLDRDLNPKISDFGLAKLDEEEKTHISTRVAGTIGYMAPEYALWGYLSDKADVYSFGVVTLELVSGKNNIKYRPNENFVCLLDWALVLQQNGNLMELVDRKLGSGFNKEEAMRMIKVALLCANPSPALRPSMSAVVSMLEGQTLVQEVKINPSIYGDELRLAFSEDSDTSTVQTTRSLLYSSDAKWTASTSSFV from the exons ATGGCAGCAAGTCAAAAGCTTTCAAAGTTGTTCTTCTGCTATGTTGTTCTACTCACAGTGCTTATCTGCTTTGAGCCAATCAAATCCCAGGAACAGGTGGGCACTCTTGCAGATGATGAAG TGGAAGCACTTCGTGAAATAGCTGTGCAATTGAATAAAAAGGATTGGAATTTTAGTGATCCTTGTAGCAATATTCCGACTATTTCAATCCCGCATACGGATCAGTACAACAACACTCTCGTCTGCAACTGCTCTTTCTCTGGCAATGTATGCCACATCCAAAGCAT TTTTCTGATGGGACAAGACCTTGATGGTGTGCTTCCGCCAGCACTGTCGAAGCTACCTTACATTAAGCAAGT TAATTTGGGCCAGAATTACCTTAGCGGTTCAATACCACACGAATGGAATTCTACGAAGTTGGAATTTCT GGTTCTCAGTGTGAACAACTTATCAGGACCTATTCCTAGCTATTTGGGAAGCATGACTACTCTCCGAGCTTT GGGCCTGGAGAGCAACTTATTTTCTGGAACTGTTCCCCCGGAGTTGGGCAATTTGGTTAACATGGAGATTCT CTATCTTCGTGCTAACAATCTCACTGGTGAGCTGCCCTTGGCCCTAAAAAATATGACCAAATTAAGAGTACT TGATATTGGCAGTAACAACTTCACTGGAAGAATACCTGACTACTTTCAAAGTTGGAAAGACCTACAGGCCTT AGAGATGCAAGCGAGTGGTCTTGAAGGGCCCCTTCCATCTAGTCTCTCTGCATTGAATAATATGACAGACCT AAGGATTAGCGACTTAAGTGGTGAGAGTTCAGCTTTTCCAAACTTATCAAACATGATGGGCTTGAATAAATT GATGTTGAGGAGCTGCAATATAACAGGAGAAATCCCTGAATATATCTCTACCATGACAAGTCTGACTGTTTT AGATCTTAGCTTCAACAGATTGGAAGGGAGCATTCCAAATCTTGCAAATATTATGCAATTGGCCACAAT ATATCTGACAAGTAACTTGCTTACTGGTCTTCCAGAGTGGATAAAAAACAGAGACAGTCGCTA CAATATAGATCTTTCTTACAATAATTTTTCTCAGAATTCTGTCCCAAATTCTTGTCGAGAGACCTT CAATTTGTTCAGAAGTTTTTACAGTCGGAACAATGC GATACTTAGCAATTGCCTCCTTCCATGTTCAAAAG ATCAGTACTCGTTGCATGTAAATTGTGGTGGAAATCAAACCACCATTGGAAACATCAAGTATGAGGAAGATGATGCCTCAGGAGGTGCAGCAAAGTTTTTTCAAAACTCAGCAAATTGGGGATTTAGTAGTACTGGTGATTTTGCAGATGTTTGGAGCTCTGACAGTGACTATATAGCAAATAATATTTCAATACTCAGAATGAACAACTCTGAATTGTACAAAACTGCACGACtgtctcctctttctctcacaTATTATGCTCGTTGCTTAGCAAATGGAAATTACACGGTGAAACTACACTTTGCAGAAATAGTTCTCAGAGACAACAGGTCTTATTATGGTGTCGGAAGACGTGTTTTTAACGTTTATATCCAG GAACAACTGGTTTTGGAGGATTTTGATATTGAAAAGGAAGCACAAGGGGTTGATAAGGAAGTGATTAAGGTATTTAAAGCAGTTGTTAGTGTTAAGACTTTAGAAATCCGATTTCAGTGGGCGGGGAAAGGGACAACAAATGTTCCAAAAAGAGGAATCTATGGTTCTCTGATATCAGCTATCTCAGTGCAGTCTG ATTTCGAGCCACCTGATGATAGCAAAAGGAAGAAATTCATTGTGATTGGAGTTGTTTCAGCATTATTCCTCATTTTCTTGATTTTGGGCATTCTTTGGTGGAAAGGCTGTTTTGGAAGCAGGACAACCAGGGAACAAG ATCTCATGGGATTAGATCTGCATACTGGTTTCTTTAAATTCAAGCAACTTAAGGCTGCAACTAACAACTTTGATACTGCCAACAAGCTTGGGGAAGGTGGCTTTGGAGCTGTTTACAAG GGCGAATTACTAGATGGCACTTTTATTGCAGTTAAGCAactttcttcaaaatcaaagcaGGGAAATCATGAGTttgtgaatgaaataggcatgattTCTGCCTTACAACACCCAAATCTTGTGAAATTGTATGGATGCTGCATTGAAGGAAATCAGTTATttttggtatatgaatatatggaGAACAATAGCCTTGCCCATGTTTTGTTTG GCCCGGACGAAGGCCTAAAGAAATTGGACTGGAATAAAAGGCAGAAAATATGTCTTGGCATTGCAAGAGGTCTGGCTTTCCTGCATGAGGAGTCGACTCTAAAAATTGTTCATAGAGACATCAAAACAACCAATATACTACTTGACCGGGACCTTAACCCTAAGATATCTGACTTTGGTTTAGCTAAGCTGGACGAAGAGGAGAAGACCCATATTAGCACCAGAGTTGCTGGAACTAT AGGATACATGGCTCCAGAGTACGCGTTATGGGGCTATTTGAGTGACAAAGCAGATGTTTACAGTTTTGGGGTTGTCACATTGGAACTCGTATCTGGAAAAAACAACATCAAATATCGTCCAAATGAGAATTTTGTATGCCTTCTTGATTGG GCCCTTGTCTTGCAACAAAATGGAAATCTGATGGAGCTGGTGGATCGAAAGTTGGGGTCTGGGTTCAATAAGGAAGAGGCAATGAGAATGATAAAGGTAGCTCTACTATGCGCCAATCCATCACCAGCACTAAGACCTTCTATGTCCGCAGTAGTGAGCATGCTTGAAGGCCAAACTCTTGTTCAGGAGGTGAAGATAAACCCGAGTATTTATGGTGATGAGTTGAGGTTGGCCTTCTCGGAGGACTCTGATACTTCTACTGTACAGACCACGCGAAGTTTACTTTATTCATCCGATGCAAAATGGACCGCCTCTACCTCATCGTTTGTCTAG